The genomic interval CGAGGGAGTACTTGGGGTCGGGCGCGCCCTCGGGGCGGCCCAGGTGCGACATCACGACGACCTTCGCACCGCGGGAGACGAGCTCGCGGATCGTCGGCACGGAGGCGCGGACGCGGCCGTCATCGGTGATGACGCCGTCCTTCAGGGGGACGTTGAGGTCGCAGCGCAGAAGCACCGTGCGACCCGCGAGGCCCTCGCCGCCGAGTTCGGCGGCGAGGGTCTCGATCGTGCGGAGAGTCATCGAGTCGACCTAGAGGCGCTCGGCCACGTACTCGGTCAGGTCGACGAGACGGTTCGAGTAGCCCCACTCGTTGTCGTACCACGCCGAGAGCTTGACCTGGTCGCCGATGACGCGCAGCAGGCCCGCGTCGAAGATCGACGAGTGCGGGTCGGTGACGATGTCGCTCGAGACGATCTCGTCCTCGGTGTACTTGAGGATGCCCTTGAGGTAGCCCTCAGCGGCCTCCTTGTAGACAGCCTTGATCTCGTCGACCGACGCCGACTTCGTGGCGGTCACGGTGAGGTCGGTGATCGATCCGGTGGGGATCGGAACACGCAGCGCGAAGCCGTCGAGCTTGCCCTTGAGCTCGGGGAGCACGAGGCCGATGGCCTTCGCAGCGCCCGTCGAGGTGGGGACGATGTTGATGGCCGCGGCGCGCGCACGACGGAGGTCGCTGTGCGGACCGTCCTGCAGGTTCTGGTCGGCCGTGTAGGCGTGAACCGTCGTCATGAGACCGCGCTCGATGCCGAAGTTGTCGTTGAAGACCTTCGCAAGGGGCGCGAGGCAGTTCGTGGTGCACGACGCGTTCGAGATGATGTTCTGCGTGGCGGGGTCGTAGTCCTCGTGGTTCACGCCCATGACGAACGTGCCGTCCTCGCCGGTGGCGGGAGCGGAGATGAGAACCTTCTTGGCGCCGCCGTCGTCGATGTGCTTGCGCGCATCCGCAGCCTTGGTGAAGCGGCCGGTCGACTCGATGACGATGTCGACGCCGTAGTCAGCCCACTTGAGGGCGGCGGGGTCGCGCTCTTCGAAGACGCGAATCGCCTTGCCGTCGACGTAGATGTTCTGCTCGTCGTAGTCGACCGTGCCGTCGAGGCGGCCCGTGATCGAGTCGTACTTCAGCAGGTGGGCGAGGGTCTTGTTGTCGGTGAGGTCGTTGACGGCGACGATCTCCAGATCGCTGCCCTGTGCGAGGGCGGCGCGGAGGTAGTTGCGACCGATACGGCCGAAGCCGTTGATGCCGATCTTGACGGACACTTTTTGTCTCCTTGATGAGCGCTGGGGGCGCATATGAAGTGGTGGGTGTGGTGGGGGTGGCGTGATGCCAGCGAGAGTCGTGAACAGGGCGCGGGCCCTGGCCACGTCACCGCTTACGACAGTAGCAGGAGGCCTGCTGCGCTCGAACGAGCCGCTTCGAAGCGCTTCGACGCGTCATCCCAGTTCGCGATGTTCCAGAATGCCTTCACGTAGTCGGCCTTCACGTTGACGTAGTCGAGGTAGAAGGCGTGCTCCCACATGTCGAGCTGCAGGATCGGCGTGATGCCCACCGGAAGGTTGTTCTGCTGGTCGTACATCTGGGTGACGAGCAGGCGCGATCCGACCGGATCCCAGGCGAGCATCGCCCAGCCGGAGCCCTGGAGGCTGTTGGCGGCGGCGCTGAAGTGGGCGACGAACTTGTCGAACGATCCGAAGTAGTCGTCGATCGCCGAGGCGAGCTCGCCCGTGGGCTTGTCGCCACCAGCCGGCGAGAGGTTCTTCCAGAAGATCGAGTGGTTGATGTGCCCGCCGAGGTGGAAGGCGAGGTCCTTCTCGAGCTTGGGGATGGTGGTGAAGTCTCCCGACTCACGCGCCGCCTCGAGCATCTCGAGGGCGGTGTTCGCGCCAGCGACATAGGCCGCGTGGTGCTTCGAATGGTGGAGCTCCATGATGCGTGCCGAGATGTAGGGCTCGAGCGCCGCGTAGTCGTAGTCGAGCTCAGGCAGTGTGTAGACGGCCATGCTGTCCTTCTTTCGTTCTTCCTGGTGGTCAGTCGTCGAAATCGGCGGGGAGGTTGGCGTCGGTTCCCGGCACCCCGAGTTCGACCGCGCGCTTGTCCGCCATCGCGAGGAGGCGACGGATGCGACCGGCGACGGCATCCTTGGTCATCGGCGGGTCGGCGAAGTGGCCGAGCTCGTCGAGGCTCGCGTCGCGGTGGGCGAGGCGAAGCTGGCCCGCGTACTGCAGGTGATCGGGAACTTCGTCCCCGAGGATCTCGAGCGCTCGCTCGACGCGCGCGCACGCGGCGACGGCCGCCTGCGCGGAGCGGCGGAGGTTGGCGTCGTCGAAGTTGACGAGACGGTTGGCGGTCGCGCGCACCTCGCGGCGCTGACGCAGCTCCTCCCACGCGGCGACAGCGGCATCCGCGCCCATGAGACGCAGCATCGCGGCGATCGCCTCGCCTTCGCGGATGACCACGCGGTGCACGCCGCGCACCTCGCGCGCCTTCGCGGCGACCTTCAGTCGGCCGGCAGCGCCGACGAGCGCCATCGCGGCCTCGTTGCCGGGGCAGGTGACCTCGAGAGCCGCGGAGCGACCCGGATCGGTGAGGGTGCCGCGTGCGAGGAAGGCACCGCGCCAGATGGCGGCGAGCTCTTCGCGGTTGCCCGTCGTGAGGCGATTCGGAAGGCCGCGCACAGGGCGACGCCGCGCGTCGAGCAGGCCGGTCTGCCGAGCGAGGGTCTCTCCCCCATCGACGACGCGCACGACGAAGATGGGCGCCTTCTGCGTGCCGGCGCCGTTGATGACCTTGCCTTCGCTGCGCACGCCGTAGAGCTCCGCGAGGTCGCGGCGCACACGCTGCGCGACCTTCTGCGAGTCGAGCTCCGCCTCGACGGCGATGCGCCCCGAGATGATGTGCAGACCGCCTGAGAACCGCAGCAATGCCGCGAGCTCCGCCGCTCGGACGCTCGTCTTGCCGGTCGTCACGGCAACGAGCTCTTCCTTGACGTCTCCCGTCAGTGCCACGCGTTCAATCCTCGTCTCGATTCGGTAGATGTCGAAGGGTGCATGTCGTCACTCGCGTCCGAGGTCGCGGTGCCGCACCGTGACAGAGACTCCAGGGAGCTCGCGAAGGCGTGCTGCAACCTCTTCGGTGATGGCGACCGACCGGTGTTTTCCACCGGTGCATCCCACTCCGATCGTAGCGTGGCGCTTGTTCTCACGACGGTATCCGTCGACGACAGAGGCGAGAGCGGCGACGTAGTGGTCGACGAACTCCGTGACCCCCGGCTGCGAGAGCACGTAATCGCGCACGGGTGCGTCGATGCCGGTCTGGTGCGCGAGCTCCGGGATCCAGTACGGATTCGGAATGAACCGCATGTCGGCGAGCATGTCGGCGTCGGACGGCGCACCGTACTTGAATCCGAAGCTGACGACCGTGAGCTTGAGGCTCGGTGTGGAGGCCTCGGAGAACGTCTCGGCGACGCGCATCGCGAGCTGGTGGACGTTGAGATCGGAGGTGTCGATCACCTGGTCGCTGAGTTCGCGCAGGCCGCGCGTGTGCACGCGCTCGGACGCGATGCCGTCGATGATCGTGCCGTCGCCCTGCAGCGGGTGCGGGCGCCGGACCTGCTCGAAGCGCCGTACGAGCGCGGCGTCGGTGGCGTCGAGGAAGAGCACCCGGGCACGGCCCGCGGCATGCAGCTCGGCGATGACCTCCTGCGCGTCCTCGAACAGACGCCCGCCGCGGACGTCGACGACCGCGGCGATGCGAGGGATCGCCGATCCGGTGTGCGCGCCGAGGTCGGCGAGCGGGCGGAGCATCTGCGGCGGGAGGTTGTCGACGACGTACCAGCCGAGGTCCTCGAGTGCGTTCGCGGCCGTCGAGCGGCCCGCACCCGACATCCCGGTCACGATGAGCAGTTCGAGCTCGTCGCTGGAATCAGTCATTGATGATCTTCCCGTCGGTCTCCTCCCAGCCTACTCGCGATGGCTTCCGCCAGCTGCGGTCCGATGCCCTTCACCTCCGCGATCTCGTCGATGCTCGCCGCCTTGAGACGCGCGACGGATCCGAAGTGCCGCAGCAGCTGCTTCGATCGGGACGGACCGAGGCCCGGGATCTCCGAGAGCACGCTGCCGATGTCGGCACGGCGCTTCTGGCGCTGGAAGGTGATCGCGAACCGGTGCGCCTCGTCGCGGATGCGCTGGATGAGGAAGAGCGCCTCGCTTCCGCGCGGGAGGATGACCGGGAACTCGTCGTCGGGAAGCCAGATCTCCTCGAGGCGCTTGGCGATGCCGACGAGCGGGATGTCGGTGATCCCGAGGTCGTCGAAGACCGCCTGCACCGCCTGCACCTGCGGCTGCCCGCCGTCGACGATGATGAGCCCCGGACGGTACGCGAAGCGCTTGCGAGGCTTGACGACGCCGTCTGCGTCGAGCTCCTCCGGTGCGCTGCCCGCGTCGGGATCCTCGTCGAGGTGCGCAAGACGTCGGCGAAGCACCTGGGCCATCGACTCGGTGTCGTCGACCGTCCCCGTGACAGCGAACTTGCGGTAGTCGGACTTCTTCGCCAGACCGTCTTCGAACACCACCATCGACGCGACGACGTTCGTGCCGCCGAGGTGCGACACGTCGTAGCACTCCATGCGCAGAGGCGCCTCGTCGAGCCCGAGAGCCTCCTGGAGCTCGGTGAGCGCCTGGGTGCGGGCGACGTAGTCCGACGTACGACGCGTCTTGTAGAGCGCGAGCGACTGCTTCGCGTTGAGGGTCGCGGTCTGCAGCACCGCGGCCTTCTCGCCGCGCTGCGCTGTCTTGAGGGTCACGGATCCGCGCTCACGCCGACTGCCGAGCCACGTCGA from Salinibacterium sp. ZJ70 carries:
- the whiA gene encoding DNA-binding protein WhiA, encoding MALTGDVKEELVAVTTGKTSVRAAELAALLRFSGGLHIISGRIAVEAELDSQKVAQRVRRDLAELYGVRSEGKVINGAGTQKAPIFVVRVVDGGETLARQTGLLDARRRPVRGLPNRLTTGNREELAAIWRGAFLARGTLTDPGRSAALEVTCPGNEAAMALVGAAGRLKVAAKAREVRGVHRVVIREGEAIAAMLRLMGADAAVAAWEELRQRREVRATANRLVNFDDANLRRSAQAAVAACARVERALEILGDEVPDHLQYAGQLRLAHRDASLDELGHFADPPMTKDAVAGRIRRLLAMADKRAVELGVPGTDANLPADFDD
- the rapZ gene encoding RNase adapter RapZ, which produces MTDSSDELELLIVTGMSGAGRSTAANALEDLGWYVVDNLPPQMLRPLADLGAHTGSAIPRIAAVVDVRGGRLFEDAQEVIAELHAAGRARVLFLDATDAALVRRFEQVRRPHPLQGDGTIIDGIASERVHTRGLRELSDQVIDTSDLNVHQLAMRVAETFSEASTPSLKLTVVSFGFKYGAPSDADMLADMRFIPNPYWIPELAHQTGIDAPVRDYVLSQPGVTEFVDHYVAALASVVDGYRRENKRHATIGVGCTGGKHRSVAITEEVAARLRELPGVSVTVRHRDLGRE
- the gap gene encoding type I glyceraldehyde-3-phosphate dehydrogenase — encoded protein: MSVKIGINGFGRIGRNYLRAALAQGSDLEIVAVNDLTDNKTLAHLLKYDSITGRLDGTVDYDEQNIYVDGKAIRVFEERDPAALKWADYGVDIVIESTGRFTKAADARKHIDDGGAKKVLISAPATGEDGTFVMGVNHEDYDPATQNIISNASCTTNCLAPLAKVFNDNFGIERGLMTTVHAYTADQNLQDGPHSDLRRARAAAINIVPTSTGAAKAIGLVLPELKGKLDGFALRVPIPTGSITDLTVTATKSASVDEIKAVYKEAAEGYLKGILKYTEDEIVSSDIVTDPHSSIFDAGLLRVIGDQVKLSAWYDNEWGYSNRLVDLTEYVAERL
- a CDS encoding superoxide dismutase, translating into MAVYTLPELDYDYAALEPYISARIMELHHSKHHAAYVAGANTALEMLEAARESGDFTTIPKLEKDLAFHLGGHINHSIFWKNLSPAGGDKPTGELASAIDDYFGSFDKFVAHFSAAANSLQGSGWAMLAWDPVGSRLLVTQMYDQQNNLPVGITPILQLDMWEHAFYLDYVNVKADYVKAFWNIANWDDASKRFEAARSSAAGLLLLS